The following proteins come from a genomic window of Anaerobutyricum hallii:
- the cas8c gene encoding type I-C CRISPR-associated protein Cas8c/Csd1, producing MLIQALCNYYDILSAEGKVLPEGYSKVKIHYLISLTEEGTIDNIINVQREIAESKKEKVVKKLVPKEVKMPERTEKSGIEANILEHRPLYIFGLNRDKKTGELSTEDRTGKAKKSHKAFVEKNLEFIEDLKSPITDAYRQFLLNWNPEDELENKFLLGLGKDYETSGFSFTLSGKSDTTLLYEDIELKKKWDAVYKTDREMENEKIFAQCAITGEEEPIARIHGKIKGVYGGLATGSVLIGFNNNSESSYGNEQSYNSNISEKVMKKYTEALNVLLSSSKHKILLDGMTIVFWAMDKGEEYEDLFLKMLSQTTDKIKAKELSNILQKLMRDGQKGKVLKEHFLELDKIDENVDFYILGLKPNSSRLSVKFIFRKKYADILWNISKFQQELKIVGGLDIVSIHRIYFELTSPEYRMKDDKNNKINPALSAKIFESIIYDTPYPNALLETVVRRVRVDSGSEKLNGVRAGMIKAYINRNYKKEELKMALDKENKGQAYLSGRLFAVLEKLQQEAYQNALNRTIKDSYFSSASMNPQMVFPKLLRLGQAHLKKVSYPVFYNKLIGEIIDSLNGGFPKLLSLKEQGEFIVGYYQQYQSFFEKNEKNASKEEEEK from the coding sequence ATGCTAATTCAGGCACTATGTAATTATTATGATATTTTATCGGCAGAAGGAAAAGTTCTTCCAGAAGGATATTCTAAAGTAAAGATTCATTACCTGATTTCTTTGACGGAGGAAGGAACGATAGATAATATAATAAATGTGCAGAGAGAAATTGCGGAATCTAAAAAAGAAAAAGTGGTCAAGAAATTAGTTCCGAAAGAAGTAAAAATGCCAGAAAGGACAGAAAAATCTGGAATTGAAGCAAATATTTTAGAACATAGACCTTTGTACATTTTTGGATTAAATAGAGATAAAAAAACAGGTGAATTATCTACGGAAGATAGGACAGGAAAGGCAAAAAAATCTCATAAGGCATTTGTAGAGAAAAATTTAGAATTTATCGAAGATTTAAAGTCTCCTATAACAGATGCTTATCGACAATTCCTATTAAATTGGAATCCAGAAGATGAATTGGAAAATAAATTTCTTTTAGGGTTGGGAAAAGATTATGAGACCTCTGGATTTTCTTTTACTTTATCAGGAAAATCAGATACGACATTATTATACGAGGATATTGAGTTAAAGAAAAAATGGGATGCTGTATATAAAACTGATAGAGAAATGGAAAACGAAAAAATATTTGCACAGTGTGCCATTACAGGAGAAGAAGAACCGATAGCAAGAATACATGGAAAAATAAAGGGAGTATATGGTGGCCTGGCAACAGGAAGTGTGTTGATTGGATTTAATAATAATTCAGAAAGCTCTTATGGGAATGAACAATCCTATAATAGCAATATTTCAGAAAAAGTTATGAAAAAATATACAGAGGCTTTGAATGTTTTATTAAGTAGTAGCAAGCACAAAATATTGTTAGATGGCATGACAATTGTTTTCTGGGCTATGGATAAAGGGGAAGAATACGAAGATTTATTCCTAAAGATGCTTTCTCAAACAACAGATAAAATAAAAGCAAAAGAACTTTCCAATATACTTCAAAAACTTATGAGAGATGGACAAAAAGGAAAAGTGTTAAAAGAACATTTTTTAGAATTGGATAAAATAGATGAAAATGTAGATTTTTACATATTGGGATTGAAACCAAATTCTTCAAGGCTGTCTGTGAAATTTATTTTCAGAAAAAAATATGCAGATATATTATGGAACATTTCAAAATTTCAGCAGGAATTAAAAATAGTAGGTGGACTTGATATTGTATCGATTCATCGTATTTATTTTGAATTGACTTCTCCGGAGTATAGAATGAAAGATGATAAAAATAATAAAATAAATCCAGCATTGTCGGCAAAAATATTTGAGTCTATTATTTATGACACACCTTATCCAAATGCTTTATTAGAGACAGTAGTTCGAAGAGTTAGAGTGGATAGTGGAAGTGAAAAGTTAAATGGTGTAAGAGCAGGAATGATAAAAGCATATATTAACAGAAATTATAAAAAGGAGGAATTAAAAATGGCATTGGATAAAGAAAATAAGGGGCAGGCATATTTGTCTGGAAGACTTTTTGCCGTCTTAGAAAAGTTGCAGCAGGAGGCATATCAGAATGCCCTTAATCGAACAATTAAGGATTCTTATTTTTCATCAGCATCTATGAATCCTCAAATGGTTTTTCCTAAATTGCTTCGTTTAGGACAGGCACACTTGAAGAAAGTTTCATATCCTGTTTTTTATAATAAATTAATAGGTGAGATTATAGATTCATTGAATGGAGGTTTTCCTAAACTGCTTTCATTAAAAGAACAGGGAGAATTTATAGTGGGATATTATCAGCAATATCAGAGCTTTTTTGAAAAAAATGAAAAGAATGCAAGTAAAGAAGAGGAGGAAAAATAA
- the cas5c gene encoding type I-C CRISPR-associated protein Cas5c, giving the protein MSYGFKVLVEGDYACFTRPELKVERVSYDVPTPGALEGMLKSVYWKPAVRYVIDKIIVFHPIDFINIRRNEVKEKVKFKAVKNQMKGKAESPCIYTSKIRSQRASMVLKNVKYGIEFHFELTGLKNEEEQDAEKKHYNIIKRRLEKGQCFRTPCLGCSEFPIKSISLLEKFNENMISEEIIAMGDVDLGFMSYKVQFEDGGKPINGDWDNPKFSDKASTLYYRPHMVNGVIDVEKYREGLKC; this is encoded by the coding sequence ATGAGTTATGGATTTAAAGTATTAGTAGAGGGGGATTATGCCTGTTTTACCAGGCCGGAGCTTAAGGTTGAAAGGGTAAGCTATGATGTACCTACTCCGGGAGCGTTGGAAGGAATGCTAAAAAGCGTGTATTGGAAGCCTGCTGTTCGATATGTAATTGATAAGATTATTGTATTCCATCCAATTGATTTTATTAATATACGAAGAAATGAAGTAAAAGAAAAAGTGAAATTTAAAGCAGTTAAAAATCAAATGAAAGGGAAAGCGGAAAGTCCATGTATCTATACCTCGAAAATCAGGAGTCAGAGAGCCTCTATGGTATTAAAAAATGTGAAATATGGGATAGAGTTTCATTTTGAATTGACAGGTCTGAAAAATGAAGAGGAGCAGGATGCGGAAAAAAAGCACTATAATATTATTAAACGACGTTTAGAAAAGGGACAATGTTTTAGAACACCGTGTTTAGGATGCAGTGAATTTCCGATAAAGAGTATTTCATTACTGGAGAAATTTAATGAGAATATGATCAGTGAAGAAATTATTGCAATGGGAGATGTTGATTTGGGGTTTATGAGTTATAAAGTACAATTTGAAGATGGTGGAAAGCCGATTAATGGAGACTGGGATAATCCCAAATTTTCAGATAAAGCATCGACACTCTACTATCGCCCGCATATGGTAAATGGAGTTATTGATGTAGAAAAATACAGGGAGGGACTTAAATGCTAA